Genomic window (Salvelinus namaycush isolate Seneca unplaced genomic scaffold, SaNama_1.0 Scaffold637, whole genome shotgun sequence):
gtgtgtgtgtgtgtgttcattgcgGTTACTCAGCTGTTTCATATGGCTTCATTTCACAGGTGTTAAATCTTTTGTAATTTTCCCATTCAACCGTTTCATTTACATGTACACGGATGGATTCATTGCGGTATTTTCAGTTTTACTACTGTATGAATATATATTAGCATAGCCATCCTCTGCTGGACAGGAAGGTCAGTCTGACCAGTCACATTTGccactctctccttccatctacACAGCTCTGGTTTGCCTGGCAGGGAAAGGACAATAGTGGATGCATCTGCTGTGTAAATGTCCACAGGATACAGGAGAGTAGACAGAGACTTAAGGTTTAACTGATTAGAAGGTACTAGATTGGAAAATAAATTAGATAAAAATAAATCAGACTGATATAAATCTAATCGAGTCTCCACAGTTTTGGCGTTGGTTTGGGTGTAGAGCTACTGTGGGCCCAGTGGATTGTGGGGGAAGCAGATGCTCCAATGAGATAGGAATGAATGTGTTGTTGGCCCTCCATGTGGGGGAGAGTCTCCAAGTCCTTATCTCAACCTGCCATTTCTATATGTCATCATGTAAATCAGTACTTCATTCATTAACTCACTTAGCACCACAGTACTAACATGAACCCGTACACTCTAACACCATCAGAGACACTGGCTGCAGGGCTAGACTGAGTTGGTGTTTACCTTCCCTAACACTGCTAATGGAGGAAGAGGTGGGAAAAGCCAGGGAAAGAGAAGCAGGGGAGATTAGTTTCATTACTGAATAGAAAAAGCTAAATGGCTGGCCACATGGATTTTCTCGTTTCACAACCCTTAGCAGATGTAAAGGGGAGCAGCTACACAAAGCCATGGAGATTAGATCAATGGAAGATGGACACCATGAGCTGATTGTGCTTCCCCACCCCCTCCCTTACAAGCCCCTGTCTGTGGCCCCACTTAGGCCCTGGACACCAGGCCTGATCGCTAATCAATGACAGTGAAATGGAGGGAATTAGCCCAAATTAGgtggagagaggaacagacaatGCCCTGTTCTGGGGTCAATGCACCACTGTCTGATCTGCCTGACCCATGCTAAGAGGAACACACACTCaggtttttgaagtgttttgttgctGACTGGTAGGTTTCTCCCCTAGTGGATCCTTGTAACAGTGGACCAGGCTGGGGTACAGTGTGTCCTTGTAACAGTGGACCAGGCTGGGGTACAGTGTGTCCTTGTAGCAGTGGACCAGGCTGGGGTACAGTGTGTCCTTGTAACAGTGGACCAGGCTGGGGTACAGTGTGTCCTTGTAACAGTGGACCAGGCTGGGGTACAGTGTGTCCTTGTAGCAGTGGACCAGGCTGGGGTACAGTGTGTCCTTGTAACAGTGGACCAGGCTGGGGTACAGTGTGTCCTTGTAACAGTGGACCAGGCTGGGGTACAGTGTGTCCTTGTAACAGTGGACCAGGCTGGGGTACAGTGTGTCCTTGTAGCAGTGGACCAGGCTGGGGTACAGTGTGTCCTTGTAACAGTGGACCAGGCTGGGGTACAGTGTGTCCTTGTAACAGTGGACCAGGCTGGGGTACAGTGTGTCCTTGTAACAGTGGACCAGGCTGGGGTACAGTGTGTCCCCTCCCCAAGGTATACAGGTACGAGGTGGGACACCCAGCTGAACAAATAACTACACATCTACTACGCTGTTGTGACTACTGTGTTTCTGAGTCCCATTCTGCAGTTAGCCATGACAAAGGTAGGCAGGCAGGGAAGCACAAAGGGCTGTGTGGACGGTACACTGCTCCTCTATacagtaactcagccactcaCACCTTCACTACTGCCCCAGGGAAGCACAAAGGGCTGTGTGGACGGTACACTGCTCCTCTATacagtaactcagccactcaCACCTTCACTACTGCCCCAGGGAAGCACAAAGGGCTGTGTGGACGGTACACTGCTCCTCTATacagtaactcagccactcaCACCTTCACTACTGCCCCAGGGAAGCACAAAGGGCTGTGTGGACGGTACACTGCTCCTCTATacagtaactcagccactcaCACCTTCACTACTGCCCCAGGGAAGCACAAAGGGCTGTGTGGACGGTACACTGCTCCTCTATacagtaactcagccactcaCACCTTCACTACTGCCCCAGGGAAGCACAAAGGGCTGTGTGGACGGTACACTGCTCCTCTATacagtaactcagccactcaCACCTTCACTACTGCCCCAGGGAAGCACAAAGGGCTGTGTGGACGGTACACTGCTCCTCTATacagtaactcagccactcaCACCTTCACTACTGCCCCAGGGAAGCACAAAGGGCTGTGTGGACGGTACACTGCTCCTCTATacagtaactcagccactcaCACCTTCACTACTGCCCCAGGGAAGCACAAAGGGCTGTGTGGACGGTACACTGCTCCTCTATacagtaactcagccactcaCACCTTCACTACTGCCCCAGGGAAGCACAAAGGGCTGTGTGGATGGTACACTGCTCCTCTATacagtaactcagccactcaCACCTTCACTACTGCCCCAGGGAAGGGCACAGCCttgtacaaacacacacctggCACTGCAGTCTTAATGCCTTTCGCCATCCTTTTTCCTGCTCCAAGACTATTAAGCAGTGTATTAGGTTGCATGTTTCGTTGACTGGGAGGTGGCTCACAACAATACATACTCTATTTATTGATCAACAGTTTATTTATTGATCAACAGTTTATTTATTGATCAACAATTTTTGTTTGTGGGCATTATATGACATCCCGAGGAAAATACTAAGTAAGTAGTTGGCAGAGTAAAGCCCTGTTCGTTCTGCTCCATGCCTGCATGTGTGACGGTTCAGTGGTGGATCAAACTCTTTTCTCTGGAGCTTTTGCAGGGCCTCAGTGATGTAAATGTGGCCTCTGGTATCTTATCTGCAGGGTTAAGACTtggtcacagagagacacacatggcactgAGACTGGGCTGGGGCAGCATTATCATAGCTGCCAGACTCACATTCCTGGCCCAGTGTTAGACTCACAATAAAGACCCTTTGCTGGCCCAGTGGTAGCTCCCCTATAAAGACCCTGGCTGGCCCAGTGGTAGCTCCCCTATAAAGACCCTGGCTGGCCCAGTGGTAGCTCCCCTATAAAGACCCTGGCTGGCCCAGTGGTAGCTCCACTATAAAGACCCTGGCTGGCCCAGTGGTAGCTCCCCTATAAAGACCCTGGCTGGCCCAGTGGTAGCTCCACTATAAAGACCCTGGCTGGCCCAGTGGTAGCTCCCCTATAAAGACCCTGGCTGGCCCAGTGGTAGCTCCCCTATAAAGACCCTGGCTGGCCCAGTGGTAGCTCCCCTATAAAGACCCTGGCTGGCCCAGTGGTAGCTCCCCTATAAAGACCCTGGCTGGCCCAGTGGTAGCTCCACTATAAAGACCCTGGCTGGCCCAGTGGTAGCTCCACTATAAAGACCCTGGCTGGCCCAGTGGTAGCTCCACTATAAAGACCCTGGCTGGCCCAGTGGTAGCTCCACTATAAACACCCTGGCTGGCCCAGTGGTAGCTCCACTATAAACACCCTGGCTGGCCCAGTGGTAGCTCCACTATAAAGACCCTGGCTGGCCCAGTGGTAGCTCCACTATAAAGACCCTGGCTGGCCCAGTGGTAGCTCCACTATAAACACCCTGGCTGGCCCAGTGGTAGCTCCACTATAAACACCCTGGCTGGCCCAGTGGTAGCTCCACTATAAAGACCCTGGCTGGCCCAGTGGTAGCTCCACTATAAAGACCCTGGCTGGCCCAGTGGTAGCTCCACTATAAAGACCCTGGCTGGCCCAGTGGTAGCTCCACTATAAAGGAACAGTCCATGTTCTGAATAACAAAGGATTAGCATTTTACTAGATCCAGCACTGGCCGCAGACCCAACCTTCTGAACAGTCACGTTACACAGAGACAGACCTCTGACAGTGGGGAGCTGATATTATTTTGTTTGTGGCTGTGTCCACAatgccccctcttctctcccctttgagtgaatgtatgtgtgtgtgtgtgtagctggatTTCAGATGTATGTCTCCACGCCTCTACACTCTGTTTCCCCTTGGGTCCAATTACCCAGGAGGCCTTAAATGTATGGTAGAGAAGAGCAGATGGCTGGTGTTGGACTGGGGTGAACTGGTGGTTGGACTGGGGGGAACTGGTGGTTGGACTGGGGGGAACTGGTGGTTGGACTGGTGGTTGGACTGGGGTGAACTGGTGGTTGGACTGGGGTGAACTGGTGGTTGGACTGGTGGTTGGACTGGGGTGAACTGGTGGTTGGACTGGGGGGAACTGGTGGTTGGACTGGTGGTTGGACTGGGGTGAACTGGTGGTTGGACTGGGGTGAACTGGTGGTTGGACTGGTGGTTGGACTGGGGGGAACTGGTGGTTGGACTGGGGGGAACTGGTGGTTGGACTGGTGGTTGGACTGGGGTGAACTGGTGGTTGGACTGGGGTGAACTGGTGGTTGGACTGGGGTGAACTGGTGGTTGGACTGGGGTGAACTGGTGGTTGGACTGGGGGGAACTGATGGTTGGACTAGGGTGAACTGGTGGTTGGACTGGGGTGAACTGCTGGTTGGACTGGTGGTTGGACTGGTGGTTGGACTGGTGGTTGGACTGGTGGATTGACTGGTGATTGAACTGGTTGTTGGACTGGGGTGAACTGGTGGTTGGACTGGTGGTTGGACTGGGGTGAACTGGAGGTTGGACTGGTGGTTGGACTGGGGTGAACTGGTGGTTGGACTGGTTGATTAACTGGTGATTGAATTGGTTGTTGGACTGGTGGTTGGCCTGGAGTGAACTGGTGGTTGGACTGGTTGTTGGACTGGTGGTTGGACTGGGGTGAACTGGAGGTTGGACTGGTGGTTGGACTGGGGTGAACTGGTGGTTGGACTGGTTGATTAACTGGTGATTGAATTGGTTGTTGGACTGGTGGTTGGACTGGTTGTTGGACTGGTGGTTGAACTGGTGGTTGGACTGGTGGTTGAACTGGTGGTTGGACTGGGGTGAACTGGTGGTTGGACTGGGGGGAACTGGTGGTTGGACTGGGGGGAACTGGTGGTTGGACTGGTGGTTGGACTGGGGTGAACTGGTGGTTGGACTGGGTTGAACTGGTGGTTGGACTGGGGTGAACTGGTGGTTGGACTGGTGGTTGGACTAGGGTGAACTGGTGGTTGGACTGGGGTGAACTGGTGGTTGGACTGGGGGGAACTGATGGTTGGGCTAGGGTGAACTGGTGGTTGGACTGGGGTGAACTGGTGGTTGGACTGGTGGTTGGACTGGTGGTTGGACTGGTGGATTGACTGGTGATTGAACTGGTTGTTGGACTGGGGTGAACTGGTGGTTGGACTGGTGGTTGGACTGGGGTGAACTGGAGGTTGGACTGGTGGTTGGACTGGGGTGAACTGGTGGTTGGACTGGTTGATTAACTGGTGATTGAATTGGTTGTTGGACTGGTGGTTGGCCTGGGGTGAACTGGTGGTTGGACTGGTTGTTGGACTGGTGGTTGAACTGGTGGTTGGACTGGGGTGAACTGGTGGTTGGACTGGTTGTTGGACTGGTGGTTGAACTGGTGGTTGGACTGGGGTGAACTGGTGGTTGGACTGGTAGTTGGACTGGTGATTGGACTGGTGATTGGACTGGTGGTTGGACTGGGGGGAACTGGTGATGGACTGGTTGTTGGACTGGTGATTGGACTGGTGATTGGACTGGTGGTTGGACTGGTGATTGGACTGGTGGATTGACTGGTTGTTGGACTGGTGATTGGACTGGTGATTGGACTGGTGATTGGACTGGTGGATTGACTGGTGGTTGGACTGGTGATTGGACTGGTGATTGGACTGGTGGATTGACTGGTTGTTGGAGCCCTGTCCTACTATCACCTGATGAGGTGGAAAGacagaagaagcagaagaacCTATGGCTATACTAGTTGAATGGATACTAATAGGACCATCTTCAATAGTCTCTTCCTGCCTATAAGTTATGTTTTTAGGAGAGATTTGAGAATGCTAGAATGAAGAAATCTAATTTGAGGAAACACTGAGATGTTAAAAGCATCTACTGTTTATGTTGTGCTGTTCGTCATCTCCTcttattctcctcttctcttcccagGATCCCGTCTGCGCCAGGAGGACTCCCCACCCCGGATCGTAGAGCACCCCTCTGACCTGATCGTGTCCAAGGGGGAGCCCGCCACCCTCAACTGCAAGGCGGAGGGGCGGCCCAGCCCCACGGTGGAGTGGTACAAGGACGGGGAGCGTGTGGAAACGGACAAAGATGACCCGCGGTCTCACCGCATGCTCCTTCCCAGCGGCTCCCTCTTTTTCCTACGTATCGTCCACGGACGACGCTCCAAACCGGATGAGGGCTCCTACGTCTGCGTCGCCCGCAACTACCTAGGAGAAGCTGTCAGCCGCAATGCATCCCTGGAAGTAGCATGTAAGTCAACAATTACATACATTACATGTTCATATTTTTCTCAGTCGTCCTCTTAGGTTCTTTATGTTGCTCTCCATGTTTTTGCGGGTTGAATGATTTTCCATACCAACCGTACTGATGAAAAAGGCAGACTCAAGGGGTTGTTTGTCCTTTGCTCTCCAGAAGGAATGACTGAGTTTACGTATAAAGCCTCAAGACAGGCCGAGACATTAAACATATTTTTATTGGACATTGTGGTTTCTTCCAACATCTAATAATGCCATTATTTACAATACAATTTGAGTCTTCGTGAACTACAGGTAATTTCACTGTGTTTATTCTGAAAGGGAATTCAATCAGAGAACTTTTAAtagacattataaactgggtggttcgagccctgaatccTGATTTGGCTGAAAGCCGTTGTACAGTATATCAAACCATATACGATGGGTATGACAAAATAcgtatttgtactgctctaattatgttggtaaccagcttgtaatagcaataaggcacctcgggggtttgtgatacttggccaatataccaaatcaaatcaaatcaaattgtattagtcacatgcgtcgaaaacaacaggtgtagaccttacagtggaatacttacttatgagcccctaaccaacaatgcagttcaataaataaaaatacgaataagaataataaataaaagtaacaagtaattaaagagcagcagtaaaataacaatagcgagagtatatacaggggggtaccggtacagagtcaatgtgcggagcaccggttagtcgaggtaatatgaaCATGTAGTTAGAGctgcatagatgataacacagagagtagcagcggtgtaaaagaggggggggggggggggcaatgcaaatagtctgggtagccatccTTTGGCTATCCTACTCAGTCTCCTGAgtaggaaaaggttttgttgtgccctcttcacggctgtattggtatgcttggaccatgttagtttgttggtgatgtggacaccaaagaacttgaagctctcaacctgctccactaaagccccgtcgatgagaatgggggtgtgctcggtcctctttttcctgtagtccatagtcactcctttgtcttgatcacgttgagggagaggttgttgtcctggcaccacatggccaggtctctgacctcctccctataggctatctcgtcgttgtcggtgatcaggcctactactgttgtgtcatctgcaaacttaatgatggtgttggagttgtgcctggccatgcagtcatgagtgaacagggagtacaggaggggactgagcacgcacccttgaagggcccccgtgttgaagatcagcgtggcggatgtgttgttacctacccttaccacctgggggtggcctgtcaggaagtccaggattcagttgcagagggagatgtttagtcccagggtcctttagcttattgatgagctttgagggcactatagtgttgaacgctgaactgtagtcaatgaatagcattctcacataggtgttccttttgtccaggtgggagagggcagtgtggagtgcaatagagattccatcatctgtggatctgttagggcggtatgcaaattggagtgagtctagggtttctggtgttgatgtgaatcatgaccagcctttcaaggcacttcatggctacagacgtgagtgctacgggtcggtagtcgtttaggcaggttaccttttaGTGTTCTTGGCCACAGGCACTATggaggtctgcttgaaacatgttggtattacaaactcagacagggagaggttgaatatgTTAGTGCATGCTCGCAGTTGGTCAGCAAATGCTCATAGtgcacatcctggtaatctgtctggccctgtggTCTTGTGAATGattacctgtttaaaggtcatactgacatcggctgcggagagcgtgatcacagcatgagatattacagttttgaatgtccctttggtagtttaatcttccgcgtaggtcaatgattttattctccaaagttTGCGCGTTTGGTAGCAGAATGGAAGAaagtgggggtttatttgatTGCCTACGAATTCTCCGAAGGCAGCCCGCCCTatggcccctttttctctgccttctcttcacggggatctgggcccgttcccgggaaagcagtatatcattcacgCCGGGCTCgttggactcgttaaaggaaaataagggaaaaaaggattctgccattCTGTgttgagtaatcgcagttctgatgtccagaagttatttttggtcataagagatggtagcagcaacattatgtacaaaataagttaaaaaatcagttacaaacaacgcaaagaaacaaacaaaaaacacaattggttaggaataCGTAAAACATCAGCCTTGTTCTCCGGCGCGCCCGGCTACGGGCTGTATCCTAGCATTCCGCGTTgcatcgtgcataagaacagcccttagccgtggtatattggccataaaccacaacccctcaggccttattgcttaagaaTAGACACCCTAATCACATGACATGCTAGTGTTTATTGTGTCTTGCTTTAGAAGTCATGTTGTTTCTGAGTGAAAGAGCTGGAGAGGTCCTCTATGTCATAGCCTACATTAAACCCAAACTAAGTGCGGGTGAGGTATACTTTCAAGAGAACATTTGATCTGTGCTTTCATTGTTTTTTTGACATGTATTCTGAACAGATGATTACACAGcattgtgttgtattttgagtgaGTAGACATGATTGTGTGGATAGACGTTCTAGCCCAGGGGAGGGATCATGGTGTTTAGGGTTAGTGAGGGATCCTGGCAGGCATTTGAGTTGGACTTGTCCAACTGTCATACTACAGGGAGCTGGATGATGTCAGGGCAGAGCTATTGCAGAGGGATAGTGGGTTGGAGGGTGGAGCGACAGTCACAGATGAAAGCTCCCGATTTGACATTTGACACGGGCTTCCAGGGCGGTGTTGTGCACCGCTGGAAGACACTGACATGCAGGCTGCACCTGACCCAAAGATCAGCTTACCTTTGAAGAGTCTCACAGAGGCCCCAGGGGCCACAAACTCTCTGGACTCTGGGGAAGGTTACAGGACCGACAGTTCCTTCAATTAACCCTGTGGAATATGTCTGTTTTTGTTCTGCACCCTGCCTTTACACACCGAGACCTAGCCTGTGTTTTAGTAACACATTTGATGAATTTATTTTGGACCCTTCTTCCACTTGTTGTGCATAGGGCAGGAAAGAGTGAGTTGGGCTGCCAGGTTTCAGGTCATTAGTAGTGAAACAGTATTGGACTGGGCCGTAGGGGAATTGGCTGGACCGGCAGCTTAAGTGAGAGGAGCCTTTCGTGAAGTCTGCTCCCCCAGCTGATCAATACACAGCACTTTTTATGCATTGTTATGAAAATAGAGGCCATCCATCTTGGAAAGGGGAAATGATGATACATCATGGAAATGGATAGTTAAATCAGTGTGAACTGTTCCAATTGTGTATGGTTTCATTCTGGGGTGAGTTATGATGGGTTTTGTGGGTGTAAGGAATATAGACTGTGGGAACTCGGGGCTGCACATGTCTCATTGTTTCTGGGGTGATAATGTTGACTGGTGGTGATAGCTGTAgtgatatgttgactagtggtgatagctgtagtgatatgttgactagtggtgatagctgtagtgatatgttgactagtggtgatagctgtagtgatatgttgactagtggtgatagctgtagtgatatgttgactagtggtgatagctgtagtgatatgttgactagtggtgatagctgtagtgatatgttgactagtggtgataGCTGTAGTGATATGTTGACTGGTGGTGATAGCTGTAGTGATATGTTGACTGGTGGTGATAGCTGTAGTGATAACGTTAACTAGTGGTGATAGCTGTAgtgatatgttgactagtggtgatagctgtagtgatatgttgactagtggtgatagctgtagtgatatgttgactagtggtgatagctgtagtgatatgttgactagtggtgatagctgtagtgatatgttgactagtggtgatagctgtagtgatatgttgactagtggtgatagctgtagtgatatgttgactagtggtgatagctgtagtgatatgttgactagtggtgatagctgtagtgatatgttgactagtggtgataGCTGTAGTGATACGTTGACTAGTGGTGATAGCTGTAgtgatatgttgactagtggtgatagctgtagtgatgtggtgatagctgtagtgatatgttgactagtggtgatagctgtagtgatatgttgactagtggtgatagctgtagtgatatgttgactagtggtgataGCTGTAGTGATAACGTTGACTAGTGGTGATAGCTGTAgtgatatgttgactagtggtgatagctgtagtgatatgttgactagtggtgatagctgtagtgatatgttgactagtggtgataGCTGTAGTGATATGTTGACTGGTGGTGATAGCTGTAgtgatatgttgactagtggtgataG
Coding sequences:
- the LOC120042217 gene encoding roundabout homolog 2-like codes for the protein MGPLAFILVAGLLYFQVDGSRLRQEDSPPRIVEHPSDLIVSKGEPATLNCKAEGRPSPTVEWYKDGERVETDKDDPRSHRMLLPSGSLFFLRIVHGRRSKPDEGSYVCVARNYLGEAVSRNASLEVAWRCCAPLEDTDMQAAPDPKISLPLKSLTEAPGATNSLDSGEGYRTDSSFN